From Tubulanus polymorphus chromosome 9, tnTubPoly1.2, whole genome shotgun sequence, a single genomic window includes:
- the LOC141910665 gene encoding COP9 signalosome complex subunit 6-like produces the protein MATNMEVDAAAAVSGEQANILMSAGTGLSVTVSLHPLVIMNVSEHWTRVRAQEGKPTQVIGALIGKQKGRNIEIMNSFELLFDRIESDIVIDREYYNTKEEQFKQVFADLDFLGWYTTGDSPNESDIKIHKQICQINESPILLKLCPHSKQADLPITIYDSVIDLVNGEATMLFVELTYTLATEEAERIGVDHVARVSNTDSVECSSVVDHLTAQHNAIKMLHNRVKLILEYIKAAQAGQVAKNHEILREAYSLCHRLPVLSTDKFSQDFYTQCNDVSLMTYLGTLTKGSNTVNQFVNKFNVLYDRQGMGRRVRGLFF, from the exons ATGGCTACGAATATGGAAGTAGACGCCGCGGCGGCCGTGAGCGGCGAACAGGCGAACATACTGATGTCTGCGGGTACAGGACTCAGCGTTACCGTATCGCTGCATCCGTTAGTAATCATGAACGTGTCGGAACATTGGACGCGAGTTCGAGCTCAAGAAGGCAAACCTACACAGG tAATCGGCGCTTTGATCGGCAAACAGAAAGGTCGAAATATAGAAATCATGAATTCGTTTGAATTGCTGTTCGATCGCATCGAGTCTGATATCGTAATAGATCGCGAATATTACAACACCAAAGAGGAACAGT tTAAGCAGGTTTTCGCTGATTTAGATTTTCTTGGTTGGTACACGACCGGTGACAGCCCGAACGAATCGGATATTAAAATACACAAACAG ATTTGTCAAATCAACGAAAGTCCGATTTTGCTGAAGTTGTGCCCTCATTCGAAGCAAGCCGAT CTGCCGATTACGATCTACGACTCGGTGATCGATCTCGTGAACGGAGAGGCAACAATGCTGTTCGTTGAACTGACGTACACCCTAGCGACGGAGGAGGCCGAACGCATCGGAGTGGATCATGTAGCCAGGGTTTCTAATACCGACTCCGTAGAATGCTCTTCGG TTGTAGATCATTTGACCGCTCAACACAACGCTATCAAAATGTTACACAACCGAGTGAAACTGATTCTAGAATATATCAAAGCCGCACAAGCAG GACAAGTGGCTAAGAATCACGAGATACTACGAGAGGCTTACAGTTTGTGTCATCGGTTACCGGTCCTCAGTACAGATAAATTCAGTCAGGATTTCTACACG CAATGTAATGATGTCAGTTTGATGACGTATTTGGGCACGCTTACTAAAGGCAGTAATACTGTCAACCAG ttcGTGAATAAATTCAATGTTTTGTACGATCGGCAAGGAATGGGGCGCAGAGTACGCGGTTTATTCTTCTAG
- the LOC141910664 gene encoding uncharacterized protein LOC141910664 — translation MSRRVLRRSQSSLDYIERMVNKTTLTTQRVCHDKIIDVGSGLLAQIQNVKQDSKDKVISEAVQAAEERATRELRAALKRQRIELEDARRRAVDVQKDFYKKLAEKVQEQRDRLEKERLREFERKHEKNTDEALELQKQQMLRERDEAVKAAVAAAKQRLYEELSAEQQKALTDALRQQAAQLKREEQQAVERTKLECAKLAAEMAARVAEQHREEINQMKKSYSKLAHKYKKELDHKIRVENDFLALQTDYKRFLDYSDNGLYHSDFMMKLRHHGIELANKRLSVVDHQLESRTDKTDQSDSRFDDKLGGANAFKDISAEDEEIDKLLIIDNRGT, via the exons ATGTCACGAAGAGTTCTAAGGCGAAGTCAAAGTTCGTTAGATTACATCGAACGAATGGTGAATAAAACTACATTAACAACTCAGAGAGTTTGCCATGATAAAATCATCG aTGTCGGTTCCGGTTTGTTGGCACAGATACAAAACGTTAAACAGGATTCTAAAGATAAAGTGATATCGGAGGCGGTACAGGCGGCCGAGGAGAGAGCCACGCGGGAATTGAGGGCCGCTTTAAAACGACAACGTATCGAATTAGAAGACGCCAGACGTCGCGCTGTCGATGTACAGAAAGAT TTCTATAAGAAACTCGCCGAAAAAGTTCAAGAACAACGAGACCGTCTGGAGAAAGAACGTCTACGAGAATTTGAACGCAAACACGAAAAGAACACCGACGAAGCTTTAGAATTACAGAAACAACAAATGCTTCG GGAACGAGATGAGGCAGTGaaagcagcagtagcagccgCGAAACAAAGACTATACGAGGAACTATCGGCCGAACAACAGAAAGCTTTAACAGACGCTCTCAGACAACAAGCA GCTCAGTTGAAACGCGAGGAACAACAAGCCGTCGAACGTACGAAACTGGAATGCGCGAAACTCGCCGCTGAAATGGCGGCTCGAGTTGCCGAGCAACATCGCGAAGAGATCAATCAGATGAAGAAAAG TTATTCGAAATTGGCTCACAAATACAAGAAAGAATTGGACCATAAAATACGTGtggaaaatgattttctg GCTTTACAAACGGATTATAAAAGATTCCTGGATTACTCCGACAACGGTTTGTACCACTCAGATTTCATGATGAAACTACGACATCACGGAATCGAACTAGCCAATAAACGTCTCAGCGTCGTCGACCACCAATTGGAATCGAGGACCGACAAAACCGACCAATCGGATTCAAGATTCGATGATAAACTAGGTGGCGCTAACGCGTTTAAAGATATTTCCGcagaagatgaagaaatagatAAACTTTTAATTATCGATAATCGCGGAACTTAA